In one window of Methanocorpusculum sp. DNA:
- a CDS encoding amino acid ABC transporter ATP-binding protein yields MSDVPILKVENLCKSYGDLEVLKSVSFEIHKGEKKVFVGPSGTGKSTLLRCINQLTLPDSGFVYLNGEEIVNSGKKINEYRQKMGMVFQNFNLFDHLTAVRNVELALLKVKKMDKKSAREKAMYELEQVGMADRAAFYPAQLSGGQAQRVSIARALAMDPEVMLFDEPTSALDPELKREVMEVMRTLAAQGMTCIVVTHEMKFATSFATEIYLMEKGEIVEHGPPSEIPTSPNFVKTRAFMGSYADE; encoded by the coding sequence ATGAGCGATGTCCCTATTCTCAAAGTTGAGAACCTCTGTAAGTCGTACGGCGATCTTGAGGTCCTTAAATCCGTTTCATTCGAGATACACAAAGGAGAGAAGAAGGTTTTCGTCGGTCCGTCAGGTACCGGGAAATCCACGCTTCTCCGGTGCATCAACCAGTTGACCCTTCCCGACAGCGGGTTTGTGTATCTGAACGGCGAGGAGATCGTTAACTCCGGGAAAAAGATCAATGAATATCGGCAGAAGATGGGGATGGTCTTTCAGAATTTCAACCTTTTCGATCATCTGACGGCAGTCAGAAACGTGGAACTTGCCCTGCTGAAAGTGAAAAAGATGGATAAAAAATCTGCACGCGAAAAGGCGATGTATGAGTTGGAGCAGGTCGGCATGGCAGATCGTGCAGCCTTTTATCCCGCGCAGTTATCCGGAGGTCAGGCCCAGCGTGTTTCGATTGCCCGGGCACTTGCCATGGATCCCGAGGTCATGCTTTTCGATGAACCTACCTCGGCTCTTGATCCTGAACTGAAGCGTGAGGTTATGGAGGTAATGCGGACCCTTGCAGCCCAGGGGATGACCTGTATCGTCGTTACGCATGAGATGAAGTTTGCAACCTCCTTTGCTACCGAGATCTACCTGATGGAGAAAGGCGAGATCGTTGAACATGGTCCGCCGTCGGAGATACCGACAAGCCCGAACTTTGTAAAAACACGTGCGTTTATGGGCAGTTACGCAGACGAGTGA
- a CDS encoding DUF5654 family protein: MSLSVDVIDKLAALITAAFGLVAALAWNTAIQAVFKEIFGDQSSVPAMLGYAGFVTIIAVVFTVWIGYVSNKTKEKVVKVKFVKDKKE, encoded by the coding sequence ATGTCATTATCTGTAGATGTTATTGATAAACTTGCTGCGCTGATCACCGCGGCTTTTGGTCTGGTTGCGGCTCTTGCATGGAACACCGCGATCCAAGCGGTCTTTAAGGAGATTTTTGGAGACCAGAGCAGTGTCCCGGCAATGCTGGGGTATGCCGGTTTTGTGACGATCATTGCCGTTGTCTTTACGGTCTGGATCGGGTACGTCTCGAACAAGACGAAGGAAAAAGTTGTTAAAGTAAAGTTCGTTAAAGATAAGAAAGAGTAA
- a CDS encoding carbon-nitrogen hydrolase family protein yields the protein MRVCCAQLIQVWDDVDAAFVKADAFLAENSRKADMVVFSEQFATGWRPAPSPISGEAVKNRWLALAAKHKVCVVGSYQKTVAGGLPQNTMLACGPTGEVIVEYSKMYLFVPGKEDRCFSPGAEPVTFEYGGVKFGCAICFDLRFPELFREYLRLGCECVLVQAAWPAARVADWELLLRARGLENRGFVIGAACMGYDPVSGTDYCGRSMVCDYEGRVVSDGGVFEGGCSGEVDVDGVREMRRVWGMCSHDCFRS from the coding sequence ATGCGAGTCTGTTGTGCCCAGTTGATTCAGGTATGGGATGATGTTGATGCGGCTTTTGTCAAAGCTGATGCTTTTCTTGCAGAAAATTCCCGGAAGGCAGATATGGTGGTATTTTCCGAACAGTTTGCGACCGGGTGGCGACCTGCCCCTTCGCCGATCTCGGGTGAGGCGGTGAAAAATCGGTGGCTTGCCCTTGCAGCGAAGCATAAGGTCTGCGTTGTTGGTTCGTATCAGAAAACCGTGGCGGGAGGTTTGCCGCAAAATACGATGCTCGCGTGCGGTCCGACCGGCGAGGTCATCGTCGAGTACTCTAAGATGTATCTGTTTGTGCCTGGAAAAGAGGATCGGTGTTTTTCACCCGGTGCCGAGCCGGTGACGTTTGAGTACGGCGGCGTCAAGTTCGGGTGTGCGATCTGTTTTGATCTGCGGTTTCCGGAGTTGTTTCGGGAGTATCTGAGATTGGGATGCGAATGTGTTCTGGTCCAGGCTGCCTGGCCTGCTGCACGGGTCGCAGACTGGGAGCTTTTACTTCGGGCGCGTGGACTGGAGAATAGAGGATTTGTTATCGGGGCTGCGTGTATGGGGTATGATCCTGTTTCGGGTACGGATTACTGCGGGCGGAGTATGGTATGCGATTATGAAGGGAGGGTCGTAAGTGATGGAGGTGTGTTTGAAGGAGGATGCTCGGGTGAGGTGGATGTGGATGGGGTGAGGGAGATGAGGAGGGTGTGGGGGATGTGTTCCCACGATTGTTTTCGATCTTGA
- a CDS encoding amino acid ABC transporter permease — protein MFESISAVTNSAGYLLGGVGVTLLLVGLSLLIGFICGIVLTLGQVYGPQPVRWFVGVYVWFFRGLPNIVLLFLFYFALFPFMGFDMPVFGVAVTVLGLRSAAYQSQIFRGAIQSLSEGQMLAARSLGMTRWQAIRSIVLPQSLRLSLPGWSNEYPVLLTDSSVAYVIGVAELLTRTSQVISRTGEPMLLYLTCAVIFILLNYGGMMIIQYVEKKVRIPGFGNNEAECL, from the coding sequence ATGTTTGAGTCGATTTCCGCAGTAACGAACTCCGCAGGGTATCTCTTGGGAGGAGTAGGGGTGACCCTTCTTTTAGTGGGTCTCTCCCTCTTAATCGGTTTTATCTGCGGAATCGTCCTGACTCTAGGCCAGGTCTACGGCCCGCAGCCGGTCCGCTGGTTCGTCGGTGTCTATGTCTGGTTCTTCCGCGGACTCCCCAATATCGTCTTACTGTTTTTGTTTTACTTCGCGCTCTTCCCGTTCATGGGCTTTGATATGCCGGTATTCGGTGTGGCCGTCACCGTGTTAGGTCTCAGGAGTGCAGCATATCAGTCCCAGATCTTCAGGGGAGCTATCCAGTCATTGTCTGAAGGTCAGATGCTTGCCGCACGCTCCCTCGGAATGACCCGGTGGCAGGCGATCCGCTCGATAGTTCTGCCCCAGTCGCTTCGTCTTTCCCTCCCCGGCTGGTCGAACGAGTATCCGGTTCTGCTGACGGATTCATCGGTTGCCTATGTGATCGGTGTGGCTGAACTTCTGACCAGAACGAGTCAGGTGATTTCCCGGACCGGTGAGCCTATGCTGCTGTATCTCACCTGCGCAGTCATATTCATTCTGTTAAATTACGGTGGCATGATGATCATTCAATATGTGGAAAAGAAAGTCCGGATCCCGGGATTCGGCAACAACGAGGCTGAGTGTTTATGA
- a CDS encoding amino acid ABC transporter permease, whose protein sequence is MDNLTNTPVPLDGLSGFFQSALDSFISQIPFWQDILLPALWNGLVVTMQLVIMTAPFGFLLGLLVAVSRVYGPTPVKWLAKLYVIFFRGCPLLVLLFILYFGLPSVGIVLGSFMSALVGFILCNSAYNSEYLRGGLQSIKRGQLLAARSLGMTKAQGVLYVVVPQALRRALPGVSNEFIYLIKYSSLAYVVAVIELTGAAKIIASKYFMFFEAFAAVGIFYLVLVTITTLGVRWLEKKYAIPGVSGVVRKVTKEH, encoded by the coding sequence ATGGATAATCTGACCAATACACCAGTGCCTCTAGACGGGCTGAGCGGATTTTTCCAGAGTGCCCTGGACTCTTTCATCTCCCAGATCCCGTTCTGGCAGGATATTCTGCTTCCTGCTCTCTGGAATGGGTTAGTGGTGACGATGCAGCTCGTGATCATGACGGCGCCTTTCGGGTTCCTACTCGGTCTTCTGGTGGCTGTATCCAGAGTTTACGGTCCAACGCCGGTCAAATGGCTTGCAAAACTGTATGTGATATTTTTCCGCGGCTGTCCGCTTTTGGTCCTGCTGTTCATCCTGTATTTTGGTCTGCCGTCGGTTGGGATCGTCTTGGGCTCGTTTATGTCGGCTCTCGTCGGATTCATTTTGTGTAACTCGGCATATAACTCAGAGTATCTCCGCGGAGGACTTCAGTCGATCAAACGCGGTCAGCTGCTTGCGGCCAGGTCTCTTGGTATGACGAAGGCACAGGGAGTTTTGTATGTGGTGGTCCCGCAGGCACTCCGCCGTGCCCTTCCGGGCGTCTCAAACGAGTTCATCTATCTGATAAAATACTCTTCACTTGCGTATGTGGTCGCGGTGATTGAGCTAACCGGTGCAGCAAAAATCATTGCAAGTAAGTATTTTATGTTCTTCGAGGCTTTTGCGGCCGTGGGTATCTTTTATCTGGTTCTCGTGACGATCACGACGTTAGGGGTCCGCTGGCTTGAAAAGAAGTATGCTATCCCTGGTGTGTCGGGTGTAGTTAGGAAAGTTACAAAAGAGCACTAA
- the gmd gene encoding GDP-mannose 4,6-dehydratase: protein MNIRKTALITGITGQDGSYLAEFLLSKGYVVHGLSRKSLQIETKSKNMGSAQNITVHHGDLSDDKLIKTLITEIMPDEVYNLAAQSHVGSSFTCPAYTGNITGLGTARLLEAILKSGKNIKFYQASSSEMFGLTPPPQNESTLLHPRSPYACAKVYAHYLTQNYRESYNTFACSGILFNHESPRRGEDFVTRKITQGVASIIAGKQNEIIMGNLDVKRDWGYAPEYVQIMWTMLQQDTPDDYAIGTGNSHYIREFVEKAFEYADLNWEKYIHFDKTLFRPSEVDNVIADTRKATKILGWNPKITFQDLIKIMVDADMRNIGLEPIGEGDQKITQHFPNRWWIFD, encoded by the coding sequence ATGAACATTAGAAAAACAGCATTGATTACTGGCATTACCGGGCAAGATGGATCATATCTTGCAGAATTCTTGTTAAGCAAGGGTTACGTTGTTCATGGATTAAGCAGAAAATCCCTCCAAATTGAGACAAAGTCTAAGAATATGGGATCTGCACAAAATATTACTGTACATCACGGCGATTTATCCGATGATAAGTTAATTAAAACTCTTATCACAGAAATAATGCCGGATGAAGTCTACAATCTCGCAGCACAAAGTCATGTTGGATCCAGTTTTACCTGCCCTGCATACACAGGAAATATAACTGGTCTTGGTACTGCGAGATTATTGGAAGCAATCCTAAAGAGTGGAAAAAATATCAAATTTTACCAAGCTTCCAGTAGTGAGATGTTCGGTTTAACTCCCCCACCTCAAAATGAATCAACACTTCTTCACCCAAGAAGTCCGTATGCCTGTGCAAAAGTGTATGCACATTATCTCACCCAAAACTATAGAGAAAGTTACAATACGTTTGCCTGCAGTGGTATTCTCTTTAACCATGAGTCTCCACGTAGAGGGGAAGATTTTGTTACTCGAAAGATAACGCAAGGTGTTGCATCAATTATTGCAGGGAAACAAAATGAAATTATCATGGGAAACCTTGATGTGAAACGCGACTGGGGTTACGCACCAGAATACGTGCAAATAATGTGGACCATGCTTCAGCAGGATACACCGGATGATTATGCGATTGGAACAGGCAATAGTCATTATATTCGAGAATTTGTGGAAAAAGCGTTTGAATATGCTGATTTAAACTGGGAAAAATATATACATTTTGACAAAACGTTATTTCGTCCATCTGAAGTGGATAATGTAATTGCTGACACCAGAAAAGCAACCAAAATATTGGGATGGAACCCAAAAATTACCTTTCAGGATCTTATAAAAATTATGGTTGATGCGGATATGCGCAACATAGGATTGGAACCCATAGGAGAAGGAGATCAGAAAATAACCCAGCATTTCCCAAATAGATGGTGGATTTTTGATTAA
- a CDS encoding mannose-1-phosphate guanylyltransferase/mannose-6-phosphate isomerase, with product MYTIILAGGFGTRLFPLSRSNYPKQFIPLFGEKSLFQKAVLRASLFSKPEEIFVVTNDTHKFLVEDQLNQIIIPCNVLEEPCGKNTLPAITYATLKIHEIDNNAIILALSSDQLLDETETYNQAIKAAEKLTKKYIVTFGIVPTTPHTGYGYIRPGDKLEGGYKVSAFVEKPDKHTAEKYLKERYLWNAGIFCFSANFFLDECRKYAPEVFNAFSHNVAKAYELTPKISIDYGLLEKTPNVAVVPLSTAWNDLGSFEALYSISEKDINSNVVNGEYITPDGKNNIIISDKLISTIGISEMAIIDTADVLMICPKNQTQKIGEITEQLRQKNDDRVVNHTIVHRPWGTYTTLLRSKTFLIKKLVVAPHKRISLQYHNHRSEHWVVVGGIAEVTNGENTFLVRTGESTFVPANTIHRLANPGDVPLEVVEVQNGDLLTEEDIVRCDDDYQRK from the coding sequence ATGTACACAATAATTCTCGCCGGCGGTTTTGGCACACGCCTCTTTCCTTTGAGCAGGAGTAATTATCCCAAGCAGTTCATCCCGCTTTTTGGAGAAAAATCACTCTTCCAAAAGGCGGTTTTGCGTGCTTCTTTATTTTCAAAACCGGAAGAGATCTTTGTCGTGACAAATGACACACACAAGTTTCTTGTTGAAGACCAGCTCAATCAAATCATCATTCCCTGCAATGTGCTGGAAGAACCCTGCGGGAAAAATACCCTCCCGGCAATTACATATGCCACCCTTAAGATCCATGAAATAGATAACAATGCAATAATTCTCGCCCTCTCTTCAGATCAGCTTCTTGATGAGACGGAAACCTACAATCAAGCAATCAAAGCTGCAGAAAAACTTACGAAGAAATATATTGTCACGTTTGGCATCGTCCCTACCACCCCTCACACAGGATACGGATATATCCGACCCGGAGACAAACTCGAAGGAGGCTACAAGGTATCGGCCTTTGTGGAAAAACCCGATAAACATACTGCAGAAAAATATCTGAAAGAAAGATACCTCTGGAACGCCGGGATATTTTGTTTCTCAGCAAATTTCTTTTTAGATGAATGCAGGAAATATGCTCCAGAAGTTTTCAATGCATTCAGCCACAACGTAGCAAAGGCATACGAACTTACACCAAAGATTTCGATTGATTATGGTTTGCTGGAGAAAACTCCCAACGTTGCAGTCGTGCCATTATCAACTGCATGGAACGACCTCGGTAGTTTTGAAGCATTATATTCAATAAGTGAGAAGGATATTAATAGTAATGTGGTGAACGGAGAGTACATCACACCGGATGGAAAAAACAATATCATCATATCAGACAAACTGATTTCCACTATTGGCATTTCCGAGATGGCGATCATCGACACGGCAGACGTCCTAATGATCTGTCCAAAAAATCAGACGCAGAAGATTGGGGAGATCACCGAACAGCTTCGCCAGAAAAATGATGACAGGGTTGTTAACCACACTATTGTTCATCGGCCATGGGGAACATACACAACTCTGCTACGAAGCAAAACATTCCTTATTAAAAAACTAGTTGTCGCTCCGCACAAACGAATTTCTCTTCAATATCATAATCACCGGAGTGAACATTGGGTCGTGGTAGGCGGAATCGCGGAAGTCACGAATGGAGAAAATACCTTTCTTGTCAGAACTGGCGAGAGCACATTTGTCCCCGCGAATACAATTCACCGGCTTGCAAATCCCGGAGATGTTCCACTTGAGGTTGTCGAAGTGCAAAATGGAGACCTTCTGACAGAAGAGGATATTGTCAGATGTGATGATGATTATCAGAGAAAATAA